In a genomic window of Candidatus Rokuibacteriota bacterium:
- a CDS encoding ABC transporter substrate-binding protein, which produces MARVTEAQSPRLVKIGALTESWGPTPAIVGLRDGLQELGYRENQDFVLGVRFTQGNVAELPEAARALVRRGVDLIVVSSGENAAKAAQMATTRIPIVFMGGSDPVEAGLVKSFARPGGNVTGIADLEVELVPKRMEIFHELIPGLKRVLLVYDGTNPVAVSRLAVHRDAARRLGLTLVERPVRTEDEARSVINALRKGEVDGIFSPRLLLQNIPGLILEIAPKRAIPTMFDDAFYVERGGLASYAANFYGLGRQAARLVDKILKGARPSDVPVEQPTKFELVINLKAAKALGITIPQSILLRADRLIP; this is translated from the coding sequence ATGGCTCGCGTCACCGAAGCGCAATCACCTCGCCTGGTGAAGATCGGAGCGCTGACGGAGTCATGGGGCCCGACGCCGGCCATCGTCGGCCTCCGGGACGGTCTTCAGGAGCTTGGATACCGCGAGAACCAGGACTTCGTGCTCGGAGTGCGGTTCACACAGGGCAACGTCGCCGAGCTACCCGAGGCCGCCCGCGCCCTCGTCCGGCGCGGGGTGGATCTCATTGTTGTCTCTTCTGGAGAGAATGCGGCGAAGGCGGCCCAGATGGCGACCACCCGGATCCCGATCGTCTTCATGGGCGGGAGCGACCCGGTAGAAGCAGGACTGGTGAAGAGCTTCGCGCGACCCGGTGGAAACGTCACCGGGATCGCGGATCTCGAAGTCGAGCTCGTGCCGAAGCGAATGGAGATCTTTCACGAGCTCATCCCAGGCCTGAAACGAGTGCTCCTGGTCTATGACGGGACGAACCCAGTCGCTGTCTCGAGATTGGCTGTGCACCGTGACGCCGCGCGTCGCCTCGGCCTCACGCTCGTCGAAAGACCGGTGCGGACAGAAGATGAAGCTCGATCCGTGATCAACGCGCTCAGAAAGGGCGAGGTGGACGGAATCTTCTCGCCTCGCTTGCTGTTGCAGAATATCCCAGGCTTGATTCTCGAGATCGCACCCAAGCGGGCGATTCCGACCATGTTCGACGACGCTTTCTACGTCGAGCGGGGCGGCCTCGCGAGCTATGCCGCGAACTTTTACGGGCTGGGCCGCCAGGCCGCGCGCCTGGTGGACAAGATCCTCAAAGGCGCGAGGCCGAGCGATGTCCCGGTCGAGCAGCCGACGAAGTTCGAGCTGGTGATCAATCTGAAGGCCGCCAAGGCGCTCGGCATCACGATTCCTCAATCCATACTGCTGCGGGCGGATCGACTCATTCCATGA
- a CDS encoding formylglycine-generating enzyme family protein, producing the protein MLVAFASTVGFGAEQAVRAENGAEMVLVAAGEFWMGSDDGNDDEKPRHPVDLDAYYIDRYEITNGLYQRFMEATNRPGPRYWSDSHLNGASQPVVGVSWYDAERYCRWVGKRLPTEAEWEKAARGDDGRRYPWGEQWDSSRANSKESQRNKPAPVGSYPSGVSPYGAHDMAGNVWEWVADWYAKDGYERSPRRNPRGPETGPWKVLRGGSWGYLPSLLRTTGRLSIMPDLQNTVIGFRCANGIS; encoded by the coding sequence ATGCTGGTTGCCTTCGCGTCCACCGTAGGTTTCGGCGCGGAGCAGGCCGTCCGAGCCGAGAATGGTGCCGAGATGGTGCTGGTCGCGGCAGGCGAGTTCTGGATGGGGAGCGACGACGGTAACGACGACGAGAAACCTCGCCATCCGGTCGATCTTGATGCCTACTACATCGATAGGTACGAGATCACCAACGGGCTCTACCAGCGCTTCATGGAGGCCACCAATCGTCCGGGGCCACGGTATTGGAGCGACAGCCACCTCAATGGTGCCTCCCAGCCGGTCGTGGGCGTGAGCTGGTACGACGCTGAGCGGTATTGTCGATGGGTCGGGAAGCGGTTGCCGACGGAGGCTGAGTGGGAAAAGGCCGCGCGCGGCGACGATGGACGGAGGTATCCGTGGGGTGAGCAGTGGGACTCCAGCCGGGCGAACTCGAAAGAGAGCCAGCGGAACAAGCCTGCGCCGGTCGGCTCGTACCCGAGCGGGGTGAGCCCATACGGAGCGCACGATATGGCGGGCAACGTGTGGGAGTGGGTCGCCGACTGGTACGCGAAGGACGGTTACGAACGCAGCCCCCGGCGGAACCCGCGGGGTCCGGAGACCGGTCCGTGGAAGGTCCTCCGTGGAGGGTCCTGGGGCTACCTGCCGTCTCTCCTGCGAACGACGGGCCGCCTCAGTATTATGCCGGACCTCCAGAACACCGTGATCGGGTTCCGTTGTGCGAACGGAATATCGTAG
- a CDS encoding MFS transporter: protein MRVRSPKRTVARLAVCQMLLLSNGVLMAAVGALAGYALAPSPRLATVPAVAYVLGAAISTLPASLFMKRHGRRAGFLVGSILGMAGGAVGAIAIAVHSFTLLLAGTFLCGIYNAFGQYYRFAAADAAPPDWKSRAISLTLAGGIFGGFIGSAVGRVTRDLVEPQFLASYAALAVFALASFVIAAGLSFPEQSPEERHGTGRPLGVILRQPAVVVAVLAAAVGYGVMNLLMSVTPLAMDLCCGHPFADATFVLQWHVVGMFAPSFFTGGLIRRLGVLNVLLAGAALMFVCVAIAMSGVTLMHFWWALTLLGVGWNFLYIGGTMLLTEAHRPAEKAKVQGVNDSLVFAVMVSSSLTSGVVVTGSGGWAMLTRLTVPFLALTALATSILWFRERRNMARG from the coding sequence GTGCGCGTCAGGTCCCCGAAGAGGACGGTCGCCCGGCTCGCCGTCTGCCAGATGCTGTTGCTCTCGAACGGCGTGTTGATGGCCGCCGTGGGCGCCCTGGCGGGATATGCCCTCGCGCCCTCCCCGCGGTTGGCTACGGTGCCCGCCGTAGCCTACGTGCTGGGTGCGGCGATATCCACCCTGCCCGCGTCTCTCTTCATGAAGCGCCATGGTCGGCGGGCGGGCTTTCTCGTCGGCTCGATCCTCGGCATGGCAGGCGGCGCCGTCGGCGCGATCGCGATCGCCGTGCACAGCTTCACGCTGCTGCTCGCCGGCACGTTCCTGTGCGGCATCTATAACGCCTTCGGCCAGTACTATCGCTTCGCTGCCGCCGATGCGGCGCCGCCTGACTGGAAGAGCCGGGCCATCTCGCTGACCCTCGCCGGGGGGATCTTCGGCGGCTTCATCGGCTCGGCCGTGGGACGCGTCACGCGCGACCTGGTCGAGCCCCAGTTTCTCGCCTCCTACGCCGCGCTCGCGGTGTTCGCGCTGGCGTCGTTCGTCATCGCCGCCGGGCTCTCCTTCCCCGAGCAGTCGCCAGAGGAGCGGCATGGCACGGGTCGGCCGCTGGGCGTGATCCTGCGCCAGCCCGCCGTCGTGGTGGCGGTATTGGCGGCGGCGGTGGGCTACGGCGTAATGAACCTCCTCATGAGCGTCACGCCGCTCGCCATGGACCTCTGCTGCGGCCATCCGTTCGCCGACGCGACGTTCGTGCTGCAGTGGCACGTGGTCGGCATGTTCGCGCCGTCGTTCTTCACCGGCGGCCTCATCCGCCGCCTAGGGGTGCTGAACGTGCTGCTCGCCGGCGCCGCCCTGATGTTCGTCTGCGTCGCCATCGCCATGAGCGGGGTCACGCTCATGCACTTCTGGTGGGCGCTGACTCTCCTGGGGGTGGGCTGGAACTTCCTCTACATCGGCGGCACCATGCTCCTCACCGAAGCCCACAGGCCGGCGGAGAAGGCGAAGGTTCAGGGCGTCAACGACTCCCTGGTGTTCGCGGTCATGGTCAGCTCCTCGCTGACATCCGGCGTGGTGGTCACAGGCAGCGGCGGCTGGGCGATGCTCACCAGGCTCACCGTGCCTTTCCTCGCGCTCACGGCCCTCGCCACGTCCATTCTGTGGTTCCGGGAGCGTCGGAACATGGCGCGCGGCTGA
- the merB gene encoding organomercurial lyase, translating to MPGSGTEMAGGGITDRMWNRITRALIDTGRPPHYAELARSLGVSPAESRTILHAVLQAYPIGWLHPETDYIASFPPLNGLPTQYRVTVRGEQKWFAQCGFEATSVTWLFPGERVRIDAACLDCGDPLTVEMLDGRLTWIDPPTVIGHLNYGFGPSRGRPPFL from the coding sequence ATGCCCGGCAGCGGGACGGAGATGGCGGGCGGCGGAATCACCGACCGGATGTGGAACCGCATCACGCGGGCGTTGATCGACACGGGCCGGCCGCCGCACTACGCGGAGCTTGCTCGCTCGCTCGGCGTGAGTCCCGCCGAGAGCCGGACGATCCTTCATGCCGTCCTGCAAGCGTACCCGATCGGGTGGCTGCATCCCGAGACGGACTACATCGCCTCGTTCCCGCCCCTGAACGGCCTCCCCACCCAGTACCGGGTGACGGTGCGCGGGGAGCAGAAGTGGTTCGCCCAGTGCGGCTTCGAGGCGACGTCGGTGACCTGGCTCTTTCCGGGAGAACGAGTGCGGATTGACGCCGCCTGTCTCGACTGCGGCGACCCGCTGACCGTCGAGATGCTCGACGGCCGCCTCACGTGGATCGATCCTCCGACCGTTATCGGTCACCTGAACTACGGCTTTGGCCCGTCACGGGGCCGCCCGCCATTTTTGTGA
- a CDS encoding heparan-alpha-glucosaminide N-acetyltransferase domain-containing protein: MSDGRLRFLDGLRGIALILMVINHTSRDWMDVGMGWARYHLVYGSLILPAAIFLFVAGFCLPISYYRRRESEGFLRDLRKYFRRGIGIVAAGYVLNVIMLPRPPVPPTEQVWHGGVLQTIGLGIILLGPLVPALRRAWARWALVGIAALIYLSFGWARPALARWCAAHPTLGTMVFGDFPPWPWLAAALIGLVLGWVWLEARALGPGAEARYFATAAVVGLVFLVAYDVWEWWIPTTPRFGFPRDFGLNHYWTPRGMTTFLIIAGTAWLLALCYWLMEVRRWELPWLVTLGQTALILYFAHQVIEETIIHRALGLRFNNWIAYWTATVALIVLCVYMGRAWLAVKPRLRRLAGLGTA, from the coding sequence ATGTCTGACGGGCGGCTGCGCTTCCTCGACGGGCTGCGCGGGATCGCGCTCATCCTCATGGTCATCAACCACACCTCGCGCGACTGGATGGATGTCGGCATGGGGTGGGCGCGCTACCATCTGGTCTACGGGAGCCTCATCCTGCCGGCCGCGATCTTCCTCTTCGTCGCGGGCTTCTGCCTGCCGATCTCGTACTACCGCCGCAGGGAAAGCGAAGGGTTCCTGAGGGATCTCCGCAAGTACTTCCGGCGTGGCATCGGCATCGTTGCCGCCGGGTACGTCCTCAACGTGATCATGTTGCCCAGGCCACCCGTGCCGCCCACGGAACAGGTGTGGCACGGCGGAGTGCTTCAGACGATCGGGCTCGGCATCATCCTGCTGGGCCCGCTCGTGCCCGCGCTGCGCAGGGCCTGGGCGCGCTGGGCGCTGGTGGGGATCGCCGCGCTCATCTACCTCTCCTTCGGCTGGGCGCGCCCGGCCCTCGCCCGCTGGTGCGCGGCACATCCGACGCTGGGCACGATGGTGTTCGGCGATTTCCCGCCCTGGCCGTGGCTCGCCGCCGCGCTCATCGGGCTCGTCCTGGGCTGGGTGTGGCTCGAGGCTCGGGCTCTCGGGCCTGGCGCCGAGGCGCGCTACTTCGCGACCGCCGCGGTCGTGGGCCTGGTCTTCCTGGTGGCGTACGACGTCTGGGAGTGGTGGATCCCGACGACCCCACGCTTCGGCTTCCCGCGGGACTTCGGCCTGAACCACTACTGGACGCCGCGCGGCATGACGACGTTCCTGATCATCGCGGGGACCGCATGGCTCCTCGCCCTCTGCTACTGGCTCATGGAGGTGCGGCGTTGGGAGCTGCCGTGGCTCGTGACGCTCGGCCAGACGGCGCTGATCCTCTACTTCGCCCACCAGGTGATCGAGGAGACGATCATCCACCGGGCGCTCGGGCTGCGGTTCAACAACTGGATCGCCTACTGGACCGCGACCGTCGCGCTGATCGTCCTGTGCGTGTACATGGGTCGCGCCTGGCTTGCCGTGAAGCCTCGCCTTCGCAGGCTGGCGGGCCTGGGGACGGCGTAG
- a CDS encoding DSD1 family PLP-dependent enzyme — MTRDEIPTPALLLDLDRFERNIAKMAAWVKTAGKKLRPHSKTHKCPEIARRQIAAGAVGICCAKVGEAEVMAESGIRNILITTEVVGPEKIGRLLGVLERAPETLVVVDNPDNVRELGQAMARAGKVLNILVDVDVGGRRTGAQPGEPAVHVARMGTLETALNLRGLQGYAGHCAHVPGYANRRKTSHRWMNRLMKTRDLFEKNGLPVEIVSGGSSGTFNIDTDLKGLTELQSGSYCVMDLDYRKIGGKGGGDYDDFEMALTVLTTVISVPTREMAMVDGGLKAFSTDKPFVPEAVECPGVTYSWAGDEHGRLTVSEEGRLPALGQLIEFFPPHCDPTINLYDRIYAMRGQKVEAVWDIAGRGRSQ, encoded by the coding sequence ATGACGCGAGACGAGATCCCCACGCCCGCGCTCCTGCTCGACCTCGACCGCTTCGAGCGCAACATCGCGAAGATGGCGGCCTGGGTGAAGACGGCCGGCAAGAAGCTCCGGCCGCATTCCAAGACCCACAAGTGCCCGGAGATCGCGCGCCGCCAGATCGCCGCGGGCGCCGTCGGGATCTGCTGCGCCAAGGTGGGCGAAGCCGAGGTGATGGCGGAGTCTGGCATCCGCAACATCCTGATCACCACCGAGGTCGTCGGGCCCGAGAAGATCGGCCGGCTGCTCGGCGTGCTCGAGCGCGCGCCCGAGACGCTCGTCGTCGTGGACAACCCGGACAACGTGCGCGAGCTGGGGCAGGCCATGGCGCGCGCCGGGAAAGTGCTCAACATCCTCGTAGACGTGGACGTGGGCGGCCGCCGCACCGGCGCGCAGCCCGGGGAGCCCGCGGTGCACGTCGCGCGCATGGGCACGCTCGAGACCGCGCTCAACCTGCGCGGGCTCCAGGGGTACGCGGGGCACTGCGCCCACGTGCCGGGCTACGCCAACCGGCGCAAGACCTCGCACCGGTGGATGAACCGCCTGATGAAGACGCGCGATCTCTTCGAGAAGAACGGGCTACCCGTCGAGATCGTCAGCGGCGGGTCTTCGGGCACCTTCAACATCGACACCGACCTCAAGGGACTGACGGAGCTGCAATCGGGCTCGTACTGCGTGATGGACCTCGACTACCGGAAGATCGGCGGCAAGGGCGGCGGCGACTACGACGACTTCGAGATGGCGCTGACCGTGCTGACGACGGTGATCAGCGTGCCGACCCGCGAGATGGCCATGGTGGACGGCGGGCTCAAGGCCTTCTCCACCGATAAGCCCTTCGTGCCCGAGGCCGTCGAGTGCCCGGGCGTGACGTACTCCTGGGCCGGCGACGAGCACGGCCGGCTCACCGTGTCGGAGGAGGGGAGACTGCCCGCCCTCGGCCAGCTGATCGAATTCTTCCCGCCGCACTGCGATCCCACGATCAACCTCTACGACCGCATCTACGCCATGCGCGGCCAGAAGGTCGAAGCCGTCTGGGACATCGCGGGCCGCGGTCGCTCGCAGTAG